In one window of Legionella fallonii LLAP-10 DNA:
- a CDS encoding glycoside hydrolase family 3 protein: MFSISFYAAEPSLRDKIGQMLIIGFHGKSIDKNSPITVSINQENIGGVILFDFNMQSQTFDKNIESPLQVKLLNQQLQRITQEANESRHRPNLPLLISVDYEGGQVNRLHQRYGFPEIQSPKIIGKTSLDDANDSARLMAQTLHSTGFNLDFFPNLDVDVNPENPIIGNLERSFSPDPEVVTQYAQLYSHQFLVNQIECAYKHFPGHGSSVADSHLGFVDVTDTWSEQELIPFLQLFSQPKHCHMVMVAHIVNRKLDITGVPATLSSSIINGLLRHDLQFDGVVITDDMQMKAIADYYGLETALTLSINAGVDMLIFGNQLVDKLQDPKELVDIIEKKVRSGEIPEQRINEAYKRIVKMKQSLIY; this comes from the coding sequence ATGTTTTCTATCTCTTTTTATGCTGCAGAACCTAGCTTAAGAGATAAAATTGGTCAGATGTTAATTATTGGTTTTCATGGAAAAAGTATTGATAAAAACTCTCCAATTACTGTGTCAATAAATCAAGAGAATATTGGTGGAGTTATTCTGTTCGATTTTAACATGCAATCGCAAACTTTTGATAAAAATATTGAGAGTCCTCTGCAGGTAAAGTTGTTGAATCAACAATTACAACGTATTACTCAAGAGGCTAACGAATCACGTCATAGACCTAATTTACCTCTATTAATTTCCGTCGATTATGAAGGTGGGCAAGTGAACCGGTTGCATCAGCGGTATGGCTTCCCGGAAATTCAATCCCCTAAGATAATAGGTAAAACGTCTCTAGATGATGCTAATGATTCTGCAAGGCTTATGGCTCAAACTCTGCACTCGACAGGATTTAATTTAGATTTTTTCCCCAATTTAGATGTTGATGTCAATCCGGAAAATCCTATTATTGGCAATCTAGAGCGTAGTTTTTCACCTGATCCCGAAGTGGTAACACAATATGCACAACTCTATTCACATCAATTTTTAGTGAATCAAATTGAATGTGCTTATAAGCATTTTCCGGGTCATGGCAGCTCTGTTGCTGATTCTCATTTAGGTTTTGTCGATGTGACAGATACTTGGAGCGAACAAGAACTTATTCCGTTTTTGCAATTATTCTCTCAACCCAAGCATTGTCATATGGTTATGGTTGCTCATATTGTTAATAGAAAATTAGACATTACAGGAGTACCTGCTACTTTGTCGTCAAGCATCATTAATGGTTTACTGCGCCATGATTTGCAGTTTGACGGGGTTGTTATTACAGATGATATGCAAATGAAAGCTATAGCTGATTATTATGGATTAGAAACAGCCTTAACTTTGTCTATTAATGCGGGTGTAGATATGTTGATCTTTGGCAATCAATTGGTAGATAAACTGCAAGATCCTAAAGAGCTAGTTGATATCATTGAGAAAAAAGTTCGTTCAGGAGAAATTCCAGAGCAAAGAATTAATGAAGCATATAAGCGCATCGTTAAGATGAAGCAGTCTTTGATTTATTAA
- a CDS encoding serine hydrolase, whose protein sequence is MNSIPHLGRGDFHTVYQGQSVDDLVIQYMEENNVPGMMLCIVQAPYITRIVGYGFADLETKRLVSTRTVFNIGQLTNAYTAVAIMQLQEEGKLQLDDFIKDYLPIIPESWHAITVKELMIHSSGIPDYSESASFNYAAQYQADELLNLIKDKELLFKPGTQMQTSATNPYLLGWIIEKASGMSYQDYVMKNQIERVGLRNTFFVNTTQSISNEIENGSSPFKHSKFLQFSQLIDPTEPATGYEQTGSSFEKVSSMSWSSSYANSGIVASAEDISIWDIGLAGGILVKDPENRSFLYNSPMIDGKVIPGNVGWLFPGHKGLMHIKGMIPGYSAFLSRFTAPNELVCVTLLANKGSLPDLDVLARKIAAAFDPQLGIPQGSASWSETIQSPYSVQKTIERVKSIVHGMGGTCFAHVDHAAEAKKAKQTLLDTEVIIIGNPAKGTVLMQENPAFALDLPLRIMATQDSSGQVWLSFTDPVKMAKEYHLDVQHVPALKQLLTALQKVCEKAVSAQSTI, encoded by the coding sequence ATGAACTCTATACCCCATTTAGGGCGTGGTGATTTCCACACAGTGTATCAAGGTCAATCAGTCGATGATTTGGTGATTCAATATATGGAAGAGAATAATGTACCTGGCATGATGCTATGCATAGTGCAAGCACCTTATATTACACGCATTGTAGGATATGGCTTTGCAGATTTGGAGACAAAACGCTTAGTTAGTACTCGTACTGTTTTTAATATAGGTCAGCTAACTAATGCTTATACTGCGGTAGCAATAATGCAACTGCAAGAGGAAGGAAAACTGCAATTAGATGATTTTATTAAAGATTATCTGCCCATCATACCCGAGAGTTGGCATGCTATTACAGTAAAAGAGCTAATGATCCATAGCTCTGGTATCCCTGATTATTCGGAAAGTGCTTCCTTTAATTATGCTGCTCAATATCAAGCGGATGAGTTATTAAATTTAATCAAGGACAAAGAGTTATTATTTAAACCTGGTACACAAATGCAAACTAGCGCAACTAATCCTTATTTATTGGGATGGATTATAGAAAAAGCGAGTGGCATGAGTTATCAAGACTATGTGATGAAAAATCAGATTGAACGAGTTGGTTTGCGAAATACATTTTTTGTAAATACGACACAATCTATTTCTAATGAAATAGAAAATGGTTCTAGCCCCTTTAAACACAGTAAATTTCTACAATTTTCTCAGCTTATTGATCCTACAGAACCCGCTACGGGATACGAACAAACGGGAAGCAGTTTTGAAAAGGTTTCTTCAATGTCTTGGAGTTCTTCTTATGCTAATAGCGGTATTGTTGCCAGTGCAGAGGATATTAGCATATGGGATATAGGCTTGGCCGGAGGAATTTTAGTTAAGGATCCTGAAAATCGAAGCTTTTTATATAATTCTCCTATGATAGACGGTAAGGTCATTCCTGGTAATGTGGGGTGGTTATTTCCAGGGCATAAAGGACTAATGCATATAAAAGGCATGATTCCAGGTTATTCTGCCTTTTTAAGTCGCTTTACAGCACCCAATGAATTGGTCTGTGTTACTTTACTAGCCAATAAAGGTAGCTTGCCGGATTTGGATGTTTTAGCACGCAAAATTGCTGCAGCTTTTGATCCCCAATTGGGTATACCGCAAGGAAGCGCTTCTTGGTCTGAAACCATTCAAAGTCCCTATTCGGTTCAAAAAACTATTGAGCGCGTTAAGAGTATAGTTCATGGCATGGGGGGTACCTGTTTTGCTCATGTTGATCATGCCGCTGAAGCCAAGAAGGCAAAACAAACGCTTTTGGATACAGAGGTTATTATCATTGGCAATCCAGCCAAAGGGACTGTTTTAATGCAGGAAAACCCTGCTTTTGCTTTAGATCTGCCTTTACGAATTATGGCTACGCAGGATAGTTCTGGCCAAGTCTGGTTAAGCTTCACTGATCCAGTCAAAATGGCTAAAGAATATCACTTAGATGTTCAGCATGTTCCTGCATTAAAGCAACTTTTAACGGCATTACAAAAGGTATGCGAAAAGGCGGTCTCTGCTCAATCAACAATTTGA